Proteins from a single region of Drosophila biarmipes strain raj3 chromosome 3R, RU_DBia_V1.1, whole genome shotgun sequence:
- the LOC108032130 gene encoding uncharacterized protein LOC108032130: MLQLCTIYACANGTLGLNLSRAPWDPYPWVSGVQARSSAERGGVRLGDTLLELNGADVLGLRISELASRLQDHWQSGAEVVTLMMWRQQAAIDQSGDPAEASHAVQHGINQQSLQKFATCLQHISQLLECPVCLEVIKPPGWQCCNGHVLCNNCRSRSVKCPVCRVPLGPRGRCLLSDKLFTLLAESFPCDGGKASQVTAAQGIQKLSSVNKCTNEYHNQPKMALAKSSSGKSKCGKQISRQLPVSVDQNPQPKEAEENAVARTASEIRRKSQEAVLQRCTLIKVQHQETDADFSGEGHNNMLVKPKLKLSKKSWRITGRDQDGLRSDEVATMNNGGQVGQPEEQEQQQEYQNYHCPTGKSCGQSHQLANKLSTVAMQDTAVGDSLGASLSAGSHKQAHSSGVNQGVTPAEREAGSIGRREWQLLRHLSGDHRLAVLQIYGTFGERLHVRPQLPQESVACLRLSEETSCSSSSSSSAFGHVRVHTFFLAVIATGGAGGDEHAIFLWHLDHPQSPQGPTFEAVIETQGFQFRGPAHSLRRSWPEIRASGQFLTCSNLGASLEVTVR; the protein is encoded by the exons ATGCTTCAGCTGTGCACCATCTACGCCTGCGCGAACGGCACCCTGGGCCTGAACTTGAGTCGTGCCCCCTGGGATCCGTATCCCTGGGTCAGCGGGGTGCAGGCCAGGTCGAGTGCGGAGAGGGGCGGCGTGCGGCTGGGGGACACCCTGCTGGAGTTGAACGGAGCCGACGTCCTGGGCCTGAGGATCAGCGAGCTGGCCAGTCGGCTGCAGGATCACTGGCAGAGCGGCGCCGAGGTCGTGACCCTGATGATGTGGCGCCAGCAGGCGGCCATCGACCAGAGTGGGGATCCTGCCGAGGCATCTCATGCTGTG CAACACGGCATTAATCAACAATCGCTGCAAAAGTTCGCAACATGCCTGCAACATATTTCCCAATTACTGGAGTGTCCTGTGTGCCTTGAG GTCATCAAACCACCTGGCTGGCAGTGCTGCAATGGACACGTGCTCTGCAATAATTGCCGCAGTCGCTCCGTAAAGTGTCCGGTGTGCCGGGTGCCTCTGGGGCCCAGGGGCCGCTGCCTGCTGTCGGACAAATTATTCACCCTGCTGGCGGAGAGCTTCCCCTGCGACGGCG GGAAAGCCAGCCAGGTGACTGCGGCCCAGGGCATTCAAAAACTGAGCAGCGTCAACAAGTGCACAAATGAATATCATAATCAACCGAAAATGGCGTTGGCCAAGTCGAGTTCCGGCAAGTCGAAGTGCGGCAAGCAAATCTCCAGGCAACTGCCAGTTTCAGTGGACCAAAACCCGCAGCCCAAGGAAGCTGAGGAAAATGCTGTGGCCCGAACTGCCAGTGAAATCAGGAGGAAAAGCCAGGAGGCTGTCCTGCAACGGTGCACGCTGATAAAAGTGCAGCACCAGGAGACCGACGCGGACTTTTCGGGGGAAGGTCACAACAATATGCTCGTTAAACCAAAGTTAAAGTTGAGTAAGAAAAGTTGGCGGATTACAGGGCGAGATCAAGACGGATTGCGCAGCGATGAAGTTGCCACCATGAATAATGGTGGGCAGGTGGGCCagccggaggagcaggagcagcagcaggagtaTCAAAATTATCATTGCCCCACTGGGAAATCATGCGGCCAGAGCCACCAACTGGCCAACAAATTGTCAACAGTCGCGATGCAGGACACCGCAGTTGGGGATTCACTAGGTGCATCCTTATCAGCGGGGAGCCATAAACAGGCGCATTCATCCGGAGTAAATCAGGGAGTGACCCCCGCCGAACGGGAGGCGGGGTCAATAGGTCGCCGGGAGTGGCAGCTGCTGCGCCACTTGAGCGGCGACCACCGCCTGGCGGTGCTGCAAATCTACGGCACGTTCGGCGAGCGGTTGCACGTCCGCCCCCAGCTGCCCCAGGAGAGCGTGGCCTGCCTGCGGCTGAGCGAGGAGacatcctgctcctcctcctcctcctccagcgcTTTCGGCCACGTCAGAGTGCACACATTTTTCTTGGCTGTCATTGCAACCGGCGGCGCTGGCGGCGATGAGCACGCCATCTTCCTGTGGCACCTGGACCACCCGCAATCACCGCAAGGACCCACTTTCGAGGCTGTCATCGAGACACAGGGCTTCCAGTTTCGGGGACCGGCTCACTCCCTGCGCCGCAGCTGGCCAGAGATTAGGGCCTCCGGTCAGTTCCTCACCTGCAGCAACCTGGGCGCCAGCTTGGAGGTGACCGTCAGGTAG
- the LOC108031960 gene encoding odorant receptor 94b has protein sequence MESTNRLSAIQTLIVIQRWIGLLKWEEKEDSLITWLKRIYPFVLHLPLTFTYIALMWYEAITSSDFEEAGQVLYMSITELALVTKLLNIWYRRNEAANLINELQHDPAYNLRNTEEIKFWQLNQRGFKRIFYWYIGGSLFVAVMGYISVFFQEEYELPFGYYVPFEWRSKERYFYAWGYNVVAMTLCCLSNILLDTLGCYFMFQIASLFRLIGMRLEALKNAPEKKAKPELRNIFQLHAKVRRLTRQCEVLVSPYVLSQVVFSAFIICFSAYRLVHMGFKQRPGLFLTTVQFVAVMIVQIFLPCYYGNELTVHANALTNSVFGTNWLEYSVGTRKLLNCYMEFLKRPVKVRAGVFFEIGLPIFVKTINNAYSFFALLLKISK, from the exons ATGGAGTCTACGAATCGTTTAAGTGCCATCCAAACCCTAATAGTGATCCAGCGTTGGATAGGTCTTCTGAAATGGGAGGAAAAGGAAGATAGCCTTATCACCTGGTTAAAGCGCATTTATCCCTTTGTGCTTCACCTGCCGTTGACCTTTACATATATAGCACTCATGTGGTACGAGGCCATCACTTCATCTGATTTCGAGGAAGCTGGTCAAGTTTTGTACATGTCCATAACCGAACTGGCCCTGGTCACCAAGCTCCTGAATATTTGGTATCGACGCAATGAAGCAGCCAACCTTATCAACGAACTACAACACGATCCTGCCTATAATCTGCGCAATACCGAAGAAATTAAATTCTGGCAACTAAATCAAAGGGGATTTAAGCGCATCTTCTACTGGTACATCGGTGGCAGCCTCTTCGTGGCTGTGATGGGATATATAAGCGTGTTTTTCCAGGAGGAGTACGAGCTGCCCTTCGGATACTACGTGCCTTTTGAATGGCGCTCCAAAGAGCGGTATTTCTACGCCTGGGGCTACAATGTGGTGGCCATGACCCTGTGCTGTCTATCCAATATTCTACTGGACACTCTGGGCTGCTATTTCATGTTCCAGATCGCCTCGCTCTTCAGGCTGATAGGGATGCGACTGGAGGCATTGAAAAATGCACCTGAGAAGAAAGCCAAGCCTGAGTTGAGAAACATTTTCCAGCTCCACGCCAAAGTCCGCCGATTGACGAGGCAATGTGAAGTCCTGGTGTCGCCCTATGTCCTATCCCAGGTGGTCTTCAGTGCCTTTATCATCTGCTTCAGTGCCTATCGACTGGTGCACATGGGCTTCAAGCAGCGACCCGGGCTCTTCCTGACCACCGTGCAGTTCGTGGCCGTCATGATCGTCCAGATCTTCCTGCCCTGCTATTACGGCAACGAGCTGACCGTCCACGCCAATGCTCTGACCAACAGTGTCTTCGGAACCAACTGGCTGGAGTACTCCGTGGGCACTCGAAAGCTGCTCAACTGCTACATGGAGTTCCTCAAGCGGCCGGTCAAGGTGCGAGCCGGGGTGTTCTTCGAAATAGGACTGCCCATCTTTGTCAAG ACTATCAACAATGCCTACAGCTTCTTCGCCCTGCTGCTGAAGATATCCAAGTAA